AGCCTGTTGTAACAGATAAAGAAGGTTATTACACAGTTGCTGTCCCCACTTACCAAAGGCTGGAAGTTAATATCGATATGAGTACATTACCGGCTAATCTGGTTCTGGCAAAACCATCACCTGTTTTTGAAATGAGACCAAGCACTTATGAAACTTATAATCCTGACCTGTCATGGTCTGGAGGTTTCGATGCCCAGCTTTTCTATTTAGGTGGTGTTCCTGAAGGGCTTAGAGCAAGCATTATTAATCTAGATAATAACGAACAAGTAAGCGTTGTCAAAATTGAGCCAAAAGATGGCTTTATTATGGCAGAAGGTTTAATCCCGGGTCACTATGAACTAAAATTACTTGGTGCAAAAAAATCCACCAAAGCCATTAAAATTCACCATCCCTGAATCTAGTTTATGGGCAAGCGCGCTTCAATGGTATTGGGGAGTCACTAAAGAACAAGTTTCAGAGTCAGCACAATAAATTTTAGCCATCTCATTGAATCAGTAAAGGTAATAATGAAATGAGAAAAATATGCTCTGCTGATAAGGCTTTATATGATACTCAAAATGTAACCTTTCTGATGCGTAGTGGTATCGTATTTCCTGGAATTCAACCAGGTACAAACCATTAATATCCATTAGCTCTACTTTTTTTACACGGTCTAACCATAACATCGGGTCAGGGGGAGACAATTGCATCGAATAAACGATTTCATCAGTAATAAAATTATTTTTAATCGCAACGGGCTTAACTTTCAATAAGCCTGAAGAATAAAGACCATAATCTGGTAATCTAAGTTTTAATTGAGCGATTTCTGGATGGCTGTCACTTGACGCATTTAACACGGGATTTTCAGTTATTTTTGGCGTCATGTTGGAATAAATTGGAGAAAAGCCAATGAATATCAAGAAAACGAAAATACATGTAAAATTATTAAAATACAGGAACATAACGCACTAAATCTTACTATTTGCCTATCCTATTAGATTATAAGGGGTTTGCTTAAGTTCCGATAATGGTATAAAATCCAACTCTAAATCATTACTTTGCGTGATTGCTCAATTAAACACACTTTTCTAAGATCGAATTTTTTTCACGCCCTCATACGCTGTATGGTGTAAAACATCGCCATGAGCACTGATAAGGTGCTTAAATTTTAAATCTAATATTTTATTAAATGCTTCCTTTCTCGCCCCTGTTGTTTCAAGCCAAATAGGTTTAATTTCTTGAATTTATAAGCATTTTTTCTAGGATTGTTGACTTTATAAACATCAATTTTTCTAAAATTCTTGTGTAGGCTTTATTAACATTACTCGATACGCCATGTTCACCAACAGCACCACCACCTAGCCAATTAGCATTTATATAACTATTTGAAGTACCTGGCCCGGGGTAATATTCTCTATCTTCGGCCAATGATTCATTATAAAGTTGATCAATAATACTGTTTGTTGCCACAATAACAGGAGTTATTAATGATCGAAAATCCTTATTGGCCCAGGTTCCATAAAAATAAAGTGCTAGTTTTTTTGTCGCCATAGTTAATCCAGATAATCAATATATGGTATTAGCTATAGCATCTCACTCACAATATGTTTTAGACATATCAATTTTAACGATGTTTTTATGTTTTTGAAGTAACTTATGTCGAAATGAGTGCGGAAACATTCGTTTTTGCTTTCATTTTTTTGAAAAAGAAACACATTGCATTACTATTTGATATGCTGTATTAAATTGATATTTATTAGGTTTTTACTTCCATCAAGTAAATTGAGGCCAAAATGGACTGGACCCGTTTTAACGAACACATTTTTCATGCTGCACTCTCATAAGACAATTCAAACTCATAAGGAGTTTGATAGTCAAGTTTTGAGTGCCTTCTTTTACGATTGTAGTAACCCTCGATATATTCAAAAATATCTTGTTTGGCCTCTCCTCTTGTGCTGTAGTTTGTTTGATAAGCCTGCTCAACCTTAAGGGTTTTAAAAAAGCCTTCAACAACGGCGTTATCCCAACAATCACCTTTCTTACTCATGCTACATTTCAGCTCATGTTTTTTTGAACAGACGCTGGTAGCTGTTTGAGCAATACTGCGAACCACGATCTGTATGCATAATAACCCCCTTAGGAAAGCCTCTCCGCCACAAAGCTCTTTTGAGAGCATTACAGACTAACTCTTGGTTAATACGCTTACTGGTGGCCCAACCAATGACAGAGCGAGAATATAAATCGAGTACCACCGCTAAGTACAGCCACCCTTGAGCTGTTCGAATATAGGTGATGTCTCCTGCCCACTTTTGGTTAGGTGCTGTAGCTTCAAAATTTCGCTTCAATAAATTTGGAGCAACAGGGAGTTTGTGATTAGAGTCAGTTGTCACCTTGAATTTACGCTTGATAATCGATTTTAAACCTAACTTCTTCATTCGCCGTTTAACCCTGTTAAGGCTGCATTTTATTCCAAGAGCCAGTAAGTCGCTTAGTATACGCGTTGAGCCATAGCGTCCCTTGTTTTCCTTGTGGATTTTCAGTATTTGGGCATCAAGCTCAGCAGTTGCTAGATCACGCTTGGAAGGCAATCTCTTGAGCCAATCATAAAATCCTGACGTCGATACAGATAGGATCTCACTCATCCTACTTCGCGCTGTTGCTTTATCCATGAGTACTTCACTGAGGTGGTTTCGCGAAGTATCCCACAGCCTTTTTTAAAATGTCTCTCTCCTCTTTAACTATCCGTAACTCACGCTTAAGCTCTTTGATTTCCTTTTCTTGCTTACTAAGATGGCTCATTGCAGCTTTGACCTCTTCCGGTTGTCTTGCTTTTTTTAGCCAACTATAGAGGCAACTGGTGCGGATACCAAGGTCATTAGCTATTTCAGCAACAGACTTGTCTGAGTCCTCAACGAGCTTTATCGCTCTTGCTTTAAATTCGGTATCATATTTAAGGTGTTTAGTCATCGAACAACTCCTGATTTTATACGCTAATGGAGTGTCCGAGAAAACGGGTCTAGTTCATAAGGTGGTGGATCAATTAAATGAGTACACCACCCAAAATGTATAGCAGTGTCAGCCCAACTTTTCCTTTCTAAAAATTATTTATTATCTTCAAATCGAAACACATAAAACAGTGCACCACTCACCAACAAGCCGATGACAGCAAGCACAATCGGAATGGCTGCCCCACTGAAGCTCGCAATCACTCCTGTACTTACCGACGTTAAGCCAAAACATAATGCCATAATAGACCCAGTCACACCCATTACCCAACCCTGCTCGTCTGGGCCGACTTGGTTCGAAAACAAAGTAATAATGCTCGAATAAGCAACCGCTAGAGTTAAGCCAATCAGTAATGTAAATAAATATGAGAGATAAGCGTTATGTATAAGCAATGTAAGTAATACAAGAATACCTGTTAATATTAACATCACCCGAATCGTATAGCTAAGTGGATAGCGCTTAGCACACCAATCGACTAAATACCCACAACCGATACTAAACCCAACCCCCATCGCAGCTAAAAGCAATGAGTTCTGGAATGTATCAAAATGATATGTTTGCGTCATATAAACAGAAATAAACGAAAAATAATTACTCCATCCAAAAATCATCACCAACATTATAATAGAGAGCTTCCAAATTTTTTCATGACGAAATGCTGAAATGAAAATATTAACTGCATGATGAAGTTTTATCTTAATCTTCTCTGTTTTATAAAAGGTTTCTTTAAAAAATAAACCTAATAAAACAGCATTAATTAATGAAATGACAGAAGCGAAATACAGAGGTGTTCCATAGTTAAAGCCACTCCAAATTCTAGAGTCGGAGAGAACACCACCAATAATCGGACCGAATACAAATCCAAGCGAAACAGCCAATAAAATCAAACCAATATTACGTGTCTTATGCTCTTCAGAACTCACATCGACAATCGCAGCTTGTGCAACAGGTTGACTTCCTGCAGTAAAACCTGCAATTACACGCCCTAAGATCAATAACGTTAAGCTCCCCATCATAATTGAGATGGCCGATAACAAATATCCTAAGAATGAACCAATCAAGCAGATCATTAATGCCTTCTTCCGGCCAATGGTATCGGATAAATCACCAAGAACCGCCGCGCCAAAAAACCAGCAAATCATAAAAATGCCGACAACAAGGCCATATAATATTTCTCTAACACCCACAGATGTTGCATGAGATAAAAAGCCAGATGACGAGTCAACAATGACTCCATTTAGAATAGGGAAAAGCAAACCTAACCCCATACCATCAATGAATAACACCAAAAATAATGGCAACATTGCAAATAACGAATTATTTTTTGACATAATAAAACCTAATTAAAAAATAAAAACCTAGCTCGATAAAAGTATTAGCTTAGATTCCAATCTATATTTTACTCGATTAGCCAAAACAAGCATGAAATCGAATACACCCTGACTTTGAAAAGGAGGAAGGTCAGTAAGCCCGCAGGCTAAGGACAGGTTTTCATTATAAAACCTTATTCAAATTCAAAAAGTTAACTTTATTCTAAAATAAAGGACATGTTAATATACAACGAAACCAACCCATAATACAATAGCCATATTAAAGGAACCTCGTATTTTTACGAGGTTCCTTTAATTTTTATATCAACATCACTTTTTTCTACATATAAAAATTATAAAAATCAAAACACTAATTGCAATGCAACCTGAAAACAGTACTATAGACAGTTTGAACATGGATTAAAACAGTCCATAGTATTGATGCTTCCTCTATAAAATATTACACGGGCTACATGTCGTGCTTTCTTTACCTTTCGCTGCTTCTGATTGTTCGTATTTTTGTTGAAGTAGCAATGGAGTCTTATTTGTGGACGCTGAATCTAATATAGGTTCACCTATATCTGGATCGTCTTTAACAAGATTGTTGTAATCAACTTGAGGATACTCGTTAAGTATATAGTCTTTATCGCATTGGTATTTTGAGGTCTTATGTTTAATAACTCTACCAGAAATATCAGTCAATAGCATCCCGTCCTTGCTCGCCTCAACATAGGTAACACCAGCCATATCCATTATGGTGACATCAAAGTGATCTATACCTTCTTCTTTACAACGCCTTTCCAAACAGCCTTTGGTTGATGTTTCAGGATACCTACCACTAGGATGAGGTTTACCTATAAAAAATGATATTTTTGAAGCAGCGGAGAATTCTTTTATTTTATGAAGCCAATTTCCTAATTCCTGTTTATTTCTATCAGTAAGCTGCAAATGGAATAATCCATACAGGTCTTCGGAAACAGCGTAAATAGCCATACATCCTCCAAATGAACAAAGATTTTCATTAAATTCGGAATTTCTCCCGGTTGCGAGTGTATCATGACTACCGCTTCTTCTAACTTCACCAGAGTTCATTACTACAGGAATTGGCATTTTCTAATTAACCTCAGATCAATTTGATAATTTATAACCATAACAACAATAACATCTAGAACATTCTAGATAATATAGATTTCAAAACTATTTTTTATATTTTAGTAGGCTTATTATCTATAATAATAAGATCAAAACTAATAAAGGACAATAATGAAAAACAGCATTCAATCACATTACTTCATGACAAGTGATCGTGTTAAGTTACACTACTACGAAGCAGGAAAAGGCCCAACAATCGTTATGCTTCCAGGTGGTGGCTTAGCAGCAGAAGAGTTTCGCTATCAATTGGAATCACTCGATCATCATTATCATGTCATTGCAATTGATATGTGTGGTCATGGTAAATCAGAAAAAGTTAACTATGGCTATCGTATTTCACGTTTTGCGCAAGATCTATATGAGCTCATTAAGCACAAGCACCTGGACAAAGTGAATATCTTAGCGCATTCCCTCGGGTGCTCAGTGCTCTATAACTATTGGGATCTACATGGCGGGACTCATCTTAGTAAATTAATTCTTATTGATGAACCAGCAGTCCTTATGGCAAACCCAAATTGGCCTGACCACAAAAAAGAGCAGCTTGGTGCTATTTATAATGAAAAAATTCTTTATCACATAGTCAACTCAATGTCTGGCCCTAATAAAGCTGACTTTATTCGAGAAATTATCGATGCTATGACAACATCACAAGCAAGTCAAACACTAAAAAACTGGCTAGCACACTGCATGAGTGACATTCCAGGGACACATGCCGCATCACTTTACTTTAATAATATCACTCAAGATTGGCGTGATGTTATTCAGCGTATTAATATCCCTACGCTACTTATCGCTGGAGAAAAAAGTGTACATCCACCTCAATCTCAACAATGGTTACAATCACAAATCCCACATGCACAATTAAAAATTTTCCCTGAAAATCAAGGTGGCAATCATTTTATGCACGTCGAAGCTGCGGAACAGTTTAATCAATGTGTCCAACAATTTATTAACATCTAACCCAACACGTGCCAGCTTAACTGACCAAGTAAATAGTGAACCTGGCACCCCTATACTTATCATCGAGTAGGCATTAATGTCTCCTGTTTATACGTGAGGAGCCATAACATCCCTCACAGAGCCGTATATTAGTTAGGAAATTTCTATAACATGCTAAAAACAATAAGAACACTAAATTAATAGTTGATAGCTCTATCCTAAAAATTTAGGCTCGGGCATACCTTTAACTCCTAAGCCATTAATAGCAAAAACATCTCCTGTCTCAGGATATTTTTGTAGTACTTCTTGAGATAAAAATGCTTTTTGTGAAGTCACATAAAGCGTTTCATAATTATCTCCTCCAAAAGTCACACATGTTGGAGTAGGAATTGGCATATCAATGACTCGATCAAGTTTTCCTGTCGCGCTTATACGTAATATCTTTCCTCCTTGGGTAAGCGCAATCCAATAGTACCCATCGGAATCAACAGTTGCACCATCTGGAAACCCTGGAAACTCTGACGTCGAGAAAAATTCCCGTTGATTAAATATTCGGCCCTCCTCTAAATCAAAATTGAAAACATAAATCATTTTCCTAAAAGTATCTGCAAAATACATATTCTGGTCATCAGGACTGAAAGCGATGCCATTACTCACTACAAATGAATAATTTGGAGCAACCATGTGACTCGTTA
This genomic stretch from Piscirickettsia litoralis harbors:
- a CDS encoding IS3 family transposase, which gives rise to MSKKGDCWDNAVVEGFFKTLKVEQAYQTNYSTRGEAKQDIFEYIEGYYNRKRRHSKLDYQTPYEFELSYESAA
- a CDS encoding IS3 family transposase, yielding MDKATARSRMSEILSVSTSGFYDWLKRLPSKRDLATAELDAQILKIHKENKGRYGSTRILSDLLALGIKCSLNRVKRRMKKLGLKSIIKRKFKVTTDSNHKLPVAPNLLKRNFEATAPNQKWAGDITYIRTAQGWLYLAVVLDLYSRSVIGWATSKRINQELVCNALKRALWRRGFPKGVIMHTDRGSQYCSNSYQRLFKKT
- a CDS encoding transposase encodes the protein MTKHLKYDTEFKARAIKLVEDSDKSVAEIANDLGIRTSCLYSWLKKARQPEEVKAAMSHLSKQEKEIKELKRELRIVKEERDILKKAVGYFAKPPQ
- a CDS encoding MFS transporter, yielding MSKNNSLFAMLPLFLVLFIDGMGLGLLFPILNGVIVDSSSGFLSHATSVGVREILYGLVVGIFMICWFFGAAVLGDLSDTIGRKKALMICLIGSFLGYLLSAISIMMGSLTLLILGRVIAGFTAGSQPVAQAAIVDVSSEEHKTRNIGLILLAVSLGFVFGPIIGGVLSDSRIWSGFNYGTPLYFASVISLINAVLLGLFFKETFYKTEKIKIKLHHAVNIFISAFRHEKIWKLSIIMLVMIFGWSNYFSFISVYMTQTYHFDTFQNSLLLAAMGVGFSIGCGYLVDWCAKRYPLSYTIRVMLILTGILVLLTLLIHNAYLSYLFTLLIGLTLAVAYSSIITLFSNQVGPDEQGWVMGVTGSIMALCFGLTSVSTGVIASFSGAAIPIVLAVIGLLVSGALFYVFRFEDNK
- a CDS encoding alpha/beta fold hydrolase; its protein translation is MKNSIQSHYFMTSDRVKLHYYEAGKGPTIVMLPGGGLAAEEFRYQLESLDHHYHVIAIDMCGHGKSEKVNYGYRISRFAQDLYELIKHKHLDKVNILAHSLGCSVLYNYWDLHGGTHLSKLILIDEPAVLMANPNWPDHKKEQLGAIYNEKILYHIVNSMSGPNKADFIREIIDAMTTSQASQTLKNWLAHCMSDIPGTHAASLYFNNITQDWRDVIQRINIPTLLIAGEKSVHPPQSQQWLQSQIPHAQLKIFPENQGGNHFMHVEAAEQFNQCVQQFINI
- a CDS encoding SMP-30/gluconolactonase/LRE family protein, encoding MMSIAKKNIEIINICKSQDGLGESPIWCEEEQSLYWSNHVLANLNDRNVTTHEKPSIKRFNTMTNTLSTWDMPEQVGSFGFREQGGLIAGVNSGFCTIDLENGVVDLIVDPEKELINNRFNDGKVDRRGRFWCGSMDTTVSTESAHIYLLDQNLTSHMVAPNYSFVVSNGIAFSPDDQNMYFADTFRKMIYVFNFDLEEGRIFNQREFFSTSEFPGFPDGATVDSDGYYWIALTQGGKILRISATGKLDRVIDMPIPTPTCVTFGGDNYETLYVTSQKAFLSQEVLQKYPETGDVFAINGLGVKGMPEPKFLG